GATGACaatgaacaaaatgaaatgagggaacacgcacacacaccggATGACGACTGCGAGAAGTCTCCAGGGGATTTGAACTGTAATGGACATGTCACTATGGATGAGCTGTCTGAATGTAGCAACGAGGAGATCATgatgaagaaggaggaggaggaggaggaggaagaccaCCACAACGCTAATGACTGTATTCCCAGAGACCACTGCCAGGGGGGGAACGAGCTGCACCTGAAATGTAACGGCATGCTGCAGAACGCACAAGATCCCGCCCGGGATGGCAACGTTACAGATTTGTATGGACCTTTAAATAGTGGCAGGCTGGAGTCCGTCTGTGATTTGCAGACTGAAGGGCAAGTGGTCAATGACAATGAAGAGATGAACCATATGCAGAGCAACGTGGAAAAAGAGTCTGGAGAAGCAGATAATATAAAGAACGGTCAGTTAATACTCCtactccccttttttttttgtttcaggctTTAGGCATTTTTTTAGTCATTGATAAATGTGCAGAACTTAAAAGTACATTATCTAGCCTCTTCAAAAGACTTCTCAACCTTTTCAATtagttgctattattattattattattattattattattattattattattattattattattattattattattattattattactattattattattatcacttgtTGAATGTTGAAATGCCTCCCACtttcattaattacatttttcttaaagttgggttgaactttttttttctttttttttctctcacagcAAAACTTGATGCAGGCAGCTTGCTTGTGAATCCACTAGAGCCCCTGAACGCAGAGAAGATACAAGTAAAGATTGCCGACCTGGGGAACGCTTGCTGGGTTGTAAGTGCATTTCAGAAACTGATTACTGGAGATGCATTGattgatgatgatggtgatgattgTTTGAGAGTCTGCGTtagcgatgatgatgatgatgatgatgatgacggtgATTCTTGTCACTTCGTAGCACAAACACTTCACAGAAGACATCCAGACGAGACAGTACCGATCGTTAGAGGTGTTAATCGGCGCGAGCTACGGCACTCCTGCTGATATCTGGAGTACGGCCTGCATGGTAAGAGATCAAAGCTTTTGGAATCCATGAAGCAGTATAGATCCAGGGTAATGTTGCTACATCATTTTCAGGGGGGCTGTGGGAGGTTAAAACCTTGTAGTGTGTGTTTTAGTCTGGCTTGCATGTTTTTATTGGCCTGTGCTAGAATTTTATCTATGTATAGGatcttaaataaaatacattgtgtgCCTCTTTGGGGACTAGTCCATAATAATCAATGCTTCTGACCACAGGGGATTGAGTCTGTACGGAAGAGATAATATAAAAATAGCTGTGTGTCGATGTCTGTTCAACCCTGTGTTCGACACAGTGCTCCTCTGTGGCATTCAGAATTTTCTGATGAAAAAGAATTGGAAATTAAAAAGCTCAAAAGCACTAAGAGGAACAGATAAAGTGGTACAGAAGCTAATAAGTGTGTATGTCTGCTTTGAGTAGGTGGGGTGATTAGTAGTTGCAGTAAGTCATTTCACAGCCTGCCTGCAAGTGATACATTGTACACCACTGTACTTTAATATTGTACATGGAATGAATACAGGAGTACGACAAATATTCACTACACGGTACGTTTTTGTTGTGGAAATGAATAGGACTGTTTAAACCGTTAACAACTATTTAAACGTTTAATCTGTTAAGCGTAGAATTACAGCCATAATAAACAGTTTAGAATTGTTATTGAGTGTCTTATTACTCTACCACCATGATTTTAGATGTTTTGggtgttttaaaaaatgctattCCTTTGTAGGCATTCGAGTTGGTGACAGGAGATTACTTGTTTGAGCCCCACTCTGGTGAAGATTACTCCCGAGACGAAGGTATTTTCTTTCCCTCGGTTCTGTTTGTGCTTGccccatgtttgtttgttttgtttgtttgtctttgtttgtttgtttgacggACATGACTCGGAATAAGCTGCTACCAGGCTTCGCTGTGGTCCTCCTTTCTTAAAGCAGGACTGTCGTGCAGTCAGGCTGCACTTCACACTGTCTGTTGCTGCATTCCTCCAGGGCTTTCCGTTTCTGCACAATCTGCTTTATCAGAAACTTCACCTTGGCAGTCCAGTTTCTTTACACTTCACCCAAAGGTAGTTTTAACTGTAGGGAGGGATACACATTTTCTCCCCCTTGAAACAATCATTAATACTTAGCTAGCTGTTGTAGGTTTTGATTTTTGGTCAGGAAGAATGTTACGGTTTTGTATTGTGAGGAGAGGATATTTTTAACATGATATTTTAAGACAACAATCTTGTGAAATTTGTATACCAGTGTTAGACCAGAAGTAGTACTATGCATAAGAATATGCTGCATACACAGAGATATCCTCAAATTCCCTGTTGCTTTGCTGAATTGgctattttaaaacagcttcacaGTAATTGTCAAAGAATGTGTGTAGGCTTTTGTATTTCAGCTGTTCAAAAACAGGAAATAATGTTCTTTTGATTTTAGCGCTGGCCTACAGATCATTTACATTCacgctatttttaaaatgttgcattaCCTTAGGATGATGGCACATTGCAAAATTGTATTAGTCAAATCTTGGATTTAAAAAACGAAGATACTAGTAAGTGCATTGTCTGCAAAACAAAGTCCTCAAATATATTTTGCACTCCATCATTACTGATATGTGGGGACTTGCTGAGTCCGCTTGATGTGCTGCTCGCACTCGGCAGAAAACCTCCCGCTCTGATTCTGTTTGTAGATTGCTAAATGCACAGCCAGCAGACACAGGCGTCTGAACTGGTTGACGTTTCATTCTTGCAGAGAATGTAGGCATGTTTTTAAATAGAACATGCCTGGTCAAATGCAATAGACATACACAATTACTGGCAGTAATTTAATATTTTGATAAACGCTTTTCTGTTTAAGTGATACAATTTAAGTTAAGCTGACACAACAGGTCCACGTGATGTATTGCTGAGGTATGATTCAAGGAAAGGATCGAAGTCAGTTTGGGAGTGTGATTGTGTGACAGTTGTGTATTAGTCCTTTCATTTAACTGAACTGATAGTGTACTTGGTTGGTTATATTGCACACCGTTCAGTGAAAATATTGTTGGTTTAAACGGGTGGAAATATaactctcattgcatagcagtttaatccattcctggttttactatgcgtTTTAATAgaacttgttacctgtacactgtctaatcaagctagtagtaaaacctggaacgggtgaaattGCTACACAATAGAAGTGTTATTTCCGGCCCTGGCTTAAACATGCTGGATGAGTAATAACGATTTGCAAATCAGTGTTGCACAAAGCTTGtaagtgttataaaaaaaaaaaaaagctaccacAGAATATCTTGAAATGCAATTTAAGTATCTATTGAAATATTAAGAGATGGGATTAGGTGACCCAAGTTCATTACCTCTGTGTTGGCTTTAAATATTTCATTGCAACACTGATGCTTGTATTTCTGCACTGCTCTTCATTACAATGTCTGATTCCTATCACCTGATGTTTTACATGCCTGCACTACCATTCCTGTGTGTATTTCCCCCATCTCACTACTTGTGTACTGTACGACCAAAAAGATTCACTTGTCCcccttgataaaaaaaacaagttgtttGTCAAAACTCTTCACTACCTCTGTAATCCTGTGTTTCCTACTAAATTCTTCACCCCTCCATTTTAAGTGCTGTATAACACATGCCTCCATTGCACtttgataatttatttattttagatagcGAAATCTTTAACTATCTCACTTATTTTTCTATTTGGATTTAAAGGAATGCTTGCTTTCATTATCTTTAGTACCAGTTTCACTCCTCCATTCAGCCACTGTGAAAGTTTTCTGAAACACACAAACCCTTACACTTGAGAGTATGTGTTTGGGATCGCTTCAATCTGCTGCCTCTCTGCTCCTACTATTTCTCTGACCAGCAGAGCGTGGCACGTGCTTGTAGAGGAATCGCCTGCCTCTAGCACAGAAACACTTGAGAACTCACCTGCCTTGGattattgagatgtacctgtgctggccctgtgggcacaaagtgaataaactaaactcaattaaactttttttttaatgtatattattatcagtaataccccccccccccagccccccctgcaaaaaaaacaaaacagcttccaTATGTtgcagaatctatcaaatgcacagattccaatacattgttatattaactctacTGTCCAGGGACCAGTGCCACAAACAGGAAATAATTGttaagagggaaaaaaaaaatttgcttAAAAGTGTACTGctaaattaaagcctatacataatttatttacacttatGTGATATCTGAATTaatattggggaaaaaaaaccttttaaccTTTTAAAATTGTGCAATACATATTCACAGGGAggggctaaataaatgtcagtcgccGTCTGGAGTGTTCTGTTTGTTATGGAtatttgctttttactgccatcagtaactccatccgCAGTAATTtcggaatgttttcatttcagatgGTGAAggattgaacttgtgtttttgtggtatggcaattttgtttggcatagtTATTTACATACCAGTTCTcttccggttcctcaaaatacttccaaacgtggcttcgcTTCTTTTGTTATATATTGagtaaaatggcatctctaaacaaacgTCAGAAAAAAACACTTGTCATTAACTTTCTTACCACGTGGActggataccataccacgcctaccaCAGCATGAACACAGTgtaccaatgaagcgccagatcgactgagaataaaacccgccccagtgtcaatctttctgttgcaccaattagaaaagctacttggaggcaatgcCAAACCCCTTCTTTTTTAGAATATCCGCCCTTGCTCTGGCACCACAGCAGTCGGATACGTGACGGACTGACTGTATATGataataaattactaaaattaatacattaaatgttttttggtggagtttgtcacgtgaccggttatacgtctagtatattattcaacatttaaccactttagagtttatacatttttaaacgttttaaaattcccatccctgttGGATTGTACAGCAACAATCTGAAAAGTGTGCACTTCACACAAGTCAGGGACTCAAAGCTATATGAACTTCTGCTTCACAGTGATGGGTGGGGGAGTTAAGAGGTACTAAAAGCCACTGGAAGTTAGAACGTTTGCAAGCTCATCCTTTAACCCATCCTCCACTTCCTCCTTTGCAAGGGTCAAGGTGTGGTGCTACGTCACTGTGTGGCCTCCAGAAGGATCAAGGTTAGGTCAATAAGCTAGCTGTGTTAAGGTAGCAGTCAGTGTTCAGGAATGGTGCAGTAGGAGTGAGAGGGAGCGTGGGCAGACTCCTCCCTCGTTCATCTCATGAAGCTGCAGATCTCACCATAGCCGTTTGGCTGCCAGGCCTTCCACTGCCCCACTTCAGCGAGGAGCTAAATTTCACCAGCAAAGGCTTCCtcttctctttttaaaataaataaataataaattagaatTCTGGGTGGGCAGCCCAAGGACCATCCAAGGTATTTGGAGCTTTACCAGCCTGTCCATTTTCACTAGTTAGaccattttaataaatgtttgcTGGAAGTCTGTAATTCAGGTGTGTCTGCCAATGGCATTGTGTTGATCTTGATAAAGTAATCTAATGTCACATTTGTGTAGATCTTATTTAAAAGCCTGACTCTCTACACTTGACAGCTTTTCATTTTTCATGGACCCATGCATCGTAGCTCCCCATCTGGGCTGTCTGTTTCTCTTGTCCTTGCATGAACAGCAATATGCTACCCATGCATTTGGCATGTTGGACTATGCCTTTTGATGCTCACAAAATGAATAACTGATTTTTTAagaattgtatattttgtttggATATCGCTTTAGTCAAAGTACTTTTCtccctttttttttctcttttttttgccTTGCTTTTAAGTAGTCATCATCTTTCATTCTCCCATTTACTTACCTTGATACCCTGGccatctctctttctccctcttctCCTTTAGACCACCTTGCTCTCATTGTAGAGCTCCTAGGCAAAATCCCACGCCACTATGCTCTCTGTGGGAAATACTCACAGGAATACTTCAGTCGCAGAGGTACTACCCTCTTCCCTTTGTGCAGCTGTGGGGGCCGCAAACACAAGCAGTGCAAAGCAAGAGCCTTGTGTCCATAACTTCCTTCCTGAGTGCTTGCTATTGACTGATTTCAAATCTGGAATTGATTTTTTTTGGACTAGTTAACAGGCTCTTGGTCTTCTGTcagcccactttttttttttttttttttaattccatttaAAATATGAGAAATAAATCATGATGATGGTCCTGTCTGAGGATTCAATTCCAGGATCTAAAGGCTCAAAGAAAAGTTACAAACCCACCCATAGCTTAAAGACTCCAATTATAAAATCAACCTGTAACTAATGAAACGTCTAGTACGGTAGACGGATGTTACTTGCATGTCCAGCAAGCTTCTGTAGTTTTACACAAGTACTGCCCTGTTTCAAGCTGCTTGTGTCTGTGCCCCATTGCTGGTTATTGTACATGGATTTGTTGTTGATAAAATGGttgcatgtttttttccccctctcccACCCTTTTTTTGGAAACCTTTTAAACACGCAGATCACATTGCATTGATGATTGAACTGCTGGGGAAAATACCTCGCAAGCTCATAACGGGAGGAAAGTACTCCAAGGAGTTTTTCACCAAGAAAGGTAAAGGAATGTAACTGGCAGGAGTTTTTATTCTTCTTACCTTGACAGTGCAAGAAGGGCGTGCACGAGATAGACAAGGTACAGTACAGTTGTAAGCAAGGTTTCAAGTCTGTCATGCTGAGGTTAGAATGGTCTGCAGCTGTTAGGAAGCTCTGAATTCAGCGCAATTGCACTCACAGCTTTGTATTGTAGCCAAAACCACAGGgttgcttttttttaacaaagatcTACATTgccttctaaaaaaaataaaaaataaataactgcaagttttaaatacatattttgtattaaatgcaTAAGTTGCTTATACAGATGTACTATTCAGTCACcacactattattatttctttcttagcagacacccttatccaattgttacaagatatcacaattgttacaagatatcacattatttttacatacaattccccatttatacagttgggtttttactggagcaatctaggtaaagtaccttgctcaagggtacagcagtagtgtcctttacctgggattgaacccacgaccctccggtccagaggtccagagccctaaccactacactgCCCTGCCACTATCTGCATAGCAGCACAGAGTAATTGCAGTACAGCGCTCCTTCTTTACTTCTCCATCTCACTCGCATTACAGAAACGTGAGTTAGTGAAGGGGCCAAGTACAGGGAGATGTGGGTCTCTACTGTCAGCATGGCCTAACCTTGACTTAGATAGAGAATTATTGAATGAGAACTATCAAGCGCTGTATAGCATTAGTGGCAGAtctattgctttttttatttgtgtataatttgtatcTGAGGAGCGCTGGGAACTCCTCCTCGCCAGTCCTAATGCTTCGTCTTGCTGTCCAGGTGATTTGAGGCACATCACCAAGCTGAAGCCCTGGGGCCTGCTGGAGGTCCTGGTTGAGAAGTATGAGTGGCAGCGGGACGAAGCGCAGACCTTTGCGGACTTCCTGCTGCCGATGCTGGAGCTGATCCCGGAGAAGAGGGCCACGGCAGCAGAGTGCCTCCGACACCCCTGGATCAACTCCTAACGACCTGCAGCACCACTCCGGACACCAGCCATCGCTGATCACAGTGCGgcagctgtgtgtgtgggggttggggtggggggcTAGAGGTGACACAATATGATAATACTCCATTCtagctgattttgttttttgtacggTTTTTACCTGATTGTACTGGAGAGTGCGAATCCTGTTTTCTACTGAAGTCCTGTGAGATGTGTTTTAACTAACTTGTGATGGGTCATTTGAGGATTAGGGTGAGGGGTACTGCTttgacttcttttttttcttttaataaaagtgcttgttctttttaaagcatttttgctAATGCAGCCAAACTAGgattagagagagagaaaaaaatgaactACTGAATCT
The sequence above is drawn from the Acipenser ruthenus chromosome 29, fAciRut3.2 maternal haplotype, whole genome shotgun sequence genome and encodes:
- the LOC117397269 gene encoding SRSF protein kinase 1-like isoform X2, with the protein product MDRKVLALQARKKRTKNKKGNKKPEPQHRGAAHTSESEAPEQEEEILGSDDEEQEDPNDYCKGGYHHVKIGDLFNGRYHVIRKLGWGHFSTVWLAWDIQGKRFVAMKVVKSAEHYTETALDEIRLLSSVRNTDPNDPNREMVVQLLDDFKISGVNGTHVCMVFEVLGHHLLKWIIKSNYQGLPIACVKSIIKQVLQGLDYLHSKCKIIHTDIKPENILLCVNEPYVRRLAAEATEWQKAGAPPPSGSAVSTAPQPKQIVKMSKNKKKKLKKKQKRQAELLEKRILEIEELERGKEEEEEEGAQNEGEGEHQPCVQLKEAALEDMADEFIADDNEQNEMREHAHTPDDDCEKSPGDLNCNGHVTMDELSECSNEEIMMKKEEEEEEEDHHNANDCIPRDHCQGGNELHLKCNGMLQNAQDPARDGNVTDLYGPLNSGRLESVCDLQTEGQVVNDNEEMNHMQSNVEKESGEADNIKNAKLDAGSLLVNPLEPLNAEKIQVKIADLGNACWVHKHFTEDIQTRQYRSLEVLIGASYGTPADIWSTACMAFELVTGDYLFEPHSGEDYSRDEDHIALMIELLGKIPRKLITGGKYSKEFFTKKGDLRHITKLKPWGLLEVLVEKYEWQRDEAQTFADFLLPMLELIPEKRATAAECLRHPWINS
- the LOC117397269 gene encoding SRSF protein kinase 1-like isoform X1, which translates into the protein MALSKTCGLSSGLPFQMGIRASSRPEPQHRGAAHTSESEAPEQEEEILGSDDEEQEDPNDYCKGGYHHVKIGDLFNGRYHVIRKLGWGHFSTVWLAWDIQGKRFVAMKVVKSAEHYTETALDEIRLLSSVRNTDPNDPNREMVVQLLDDFKISGVNGTHVCMVFEVLGHHLLKWIIKSNYQGLPIACVKSIIKQVLQGLDYLHSKCKIIHTDIKPENILLCVNEPYVRRLAAEATEWQKAGAPPPSGSAVSTAPQPKQIVKMSKNKKKKLKKKQKRQAELLEKRILEIEELERGKEEEEEEGAQNEGEGEHQPCVQLKEAALEDMADEFIADDNEQNEMREHAHTPDDDCEKSPGDLNCNGHVTMDELSECSNEEIMMKKEEEEEEEDHHNANDCIPRDHCQGGNELHLKCNGMLQNAQDPARDGNVTDLYGPLNSGRLESVCDLQTEGQVVNDNEEMNHMQSNVEKESGEADNIKNAKLDAGSLLVNPLEPLNAEKIQVKIADLGNACWVHKHFTEDIQTRQYRSLEVLIGASYGTPADIWSTACMAFELVTGDYLFEPHSGEDYSRDEDHIALMIELLGKIPRKLITGGKYSKEFFTKKGDLRHITKLKPWGLLEVLVEKYEWQRDEAQTFADFLLPMLELIPEKRATAAECLRHPWINS